The following nucleotide sequence is from Gammaproteobacteria bacterium.
TTTTCTGGACGACTACGCGTTCTTCATCGACGCCTTGCTGGAGCTGGGCGGCGAACGGCAGGCCACGGCCGAGGCGCTGGCGCAGACGATGCTGGACAGTTTCGAGGATGCGGACAACGGCGGATTCTATTTCACCTCGGCCCGGCACGAGCGGCTGATCCACCGGCCGCGATCGCTGTCCGATGACGCCCTTCCGTCCGGTGCGGCGGTCGCGGCGCGGGCGCTGCTCAGGATTTCGCAGATCACGCCCGGCATGCGCCATGCGGCGGCCGCCGAGCGCACGCTGCGGACGGCCTGGGAGCACATGGGCCAGCATCCGCTGTCGCACACCGCGCTGTGCCTGGCGCTGGACGAGTGGCTTCGCCCCAACGCCTGCCGCCTGGACGGAACCTGCTGACGCCGACGTGGTATAAACGCGCACTTCAACCGAGGGAGTCAAACGAATGAATTCAGCACCCCGCATCCGGAACATCGTCAAGCGCACCACGCTGATCGTCCGGGACATGGAAAAGAGCCGCCGCTGGTACGAATACGTGCTGGGCATGCAAACCTGGATCGACATGCCCTACACGCTTTCGGGCAAGGGCATAGCCGCGGGCAAGAAGGGCGATGTCACCCACCTGGTCATCATGCAGTGCGAAGACCCCAGGATCGGAATGATCGGCCTGCTGCAATGGGTGGACCCGCCGCTGCCGGCGCCGGAGATTCCGACTTCCGTGGGCTACGGGACGCCGGTGTTCGTGGTCGATACGGAAGACGCGGCGGAGGTTGCGCGCCGGGCCGGCGAGCTGGGCACGCGGGTGCATACGCCGGAGAGGACCTTCAAGGTCACGGGGTCGAAGGGCGAGACGCGCCATCTGCTGGGGTGTGCGATCTTTGATCCGGACGGTTATTTTTACGAGTGCAACCAGGTGCTGCGCATCGACGATCCTGAGTAGCGCTGTTCCCTCGCCTTTTCCCTGCCCCCTGCTTTTCGGGAGGCGCCATCCATGGCTCGGTTCCGCCATCCTGGCTCCAACGCTCCCCAAAAGCAGGGGGCAGGGAAAAGGCTTCCCGTGTCGAGCGGCAATGGGCGGTAAAGGCTTGATTCGGGCTGCTAGACTTCGGGCGAGATGATCGAATATCCGCAGTTCGATCCTGTTGCGTTGCGCATCGGCTCGCTGGCGATACGGTGGTACGGGCTGATGTACCTGTTCGGCTTCGTCGCCGCCTGGTGGCTCGCGCACCGGCAGGCCCGCCGGCCAGGCAGCACGTTCACGCCGATCATGGTGCAGGACCTGATCTTCTACTCCTGCCTGGGCGTGATCGCGGGCGGGCGCCTGGGCTACCTCCTCTTTTACGGCTGGCAGCAGATACTCGACGATCCGCTCTATATCGTGCGGATCTGGGAAGGCGGCATGTCGTTTCACGGCGGGCTGCTGGGCGTGTGCGCCGCCGTTCTCCTGTTCGCCCGCAAGCACTCCAGGACGTTCGTCGAAACCGCGGATTTCGTCGTTCCACTGGTGCCGATCGGCCTGGGCGCCGGGCGTATCGGCAACTTCATCAACGGCGAACTCTGGGGCAAGCCCAGCGACGCGCCGTGGGCGTTCATCGTGGACGGCGTCGGCCGGCATCCAACGCAGTTGTACGAGGCTTTTCTCGAGGGACTGGTGCTGTTTGTCGTGCTCTGGTGGTATACGGCGCGGCCCTTGCCGTCCGGCGCGCGGCGCGGCCTGGGACGAGCAACCGGACTGTTCCTGGCCGGCTACGGGATTTTCCGGCTCCTGGTGGAGTTCCTGCGCGTGCCGGACGCGCACCTCGGTTACCTCGCTTCCAACTGGCTGACCATGGGGCAGCTTTTGAGCCTGCCGATGATCGGCTTCGGCCTGTGGCTGCTCGCCCGGCGCGCGCCGCAGCCGGTATAGGCACATGCGGCAATACCTCAGTCTTCTCGAGGAGGTACTGGAAACCGGAACCGAGCGCCGCGACCGCACCGGCACGGGCACCCGGGCGCTGTTCGGGCGGCAGCTCCGCTTCGACCTGGCCGACGGCTTTCCGATGCTCACCACCAAGAGGCTTCCGCTGCGGGTGATCGCGGTCGAACTGCTGTGGTTCCTGCGCGGCGGCACCAACGTGCGCTGGCTGCAGGAGCGCGGCGTGAAGATCTGGAACGAGTGGGCCGACGAGGACGGCAACCTGGGGCCGGTTTACGGGGCGCAATGGCGGCGCTGGCCGGACGGCAACGGCGGCGCGATCGACCAGGTGGACCAGGCCCTGGAAATGATCCGAAACGACCCGCACTCGCGAAGAATCATCATCAACGCCTGGAACGTAGCCGAGATTCCGCGAATGAAACTCCCGCCCTGCCACATGATGCTGCAGCTGCACGTGAGCCGCGGCAGGCTGTCGGCCCAGCTCTACCAGCGCAGCGCCGACCTGTTCCTGGGCGTTCCCTTCAATATCGCATCGTATGCGCTGCTGCTTTCCATGCTGGCCGAACAGACGGCGCTCGAACCCGGAGATTTCGTCTGGACCGGCGGCGACTGCCACCTCTACAGCAACCACTGCGAACAGGCCCGCGAGCAGCTTTCCCGCGAGCCGCGCCCCCTTCCCCAACTCAGGATCACGGCGGGACGAGAATCCATCGACGACTACGTGGAAACCGACTTCGAGCTGATCGGCTACGATCCGCACCCCCATATTCCGGCGCCTATTTCGGTGTAAGGCGCATCAGAAAGGAGAACAAGATGAGCAACAAGCCAGACCCCGTGAACCAATCCGGCCTCGACAGGCGCACGGTCCTGAAGGGCCTGGGAGCGGGCGCGCTGGGCGCGTCGGCGCTGTCCGGATGCGCGGCCGAACAAGGCGTTCCGCGCGAACCGCTGGACCTCAACGACCCCGTTGCGCGCTTTCGCGCGCGGGTCAAGGTGTTCGGGTCACTGGCCGAGGAAACGGTGCACCGCGTCTCGCGCGGTCACGTCTGGGGCTATGTCCACGAGGGCAACCTCGAGCCGCTGTTCAGCATGATCAATTACAACGTGACCCGCTGGCGGCAGGCGGAAGAGCACAGGTTCGTGGCCACGATGAACGAAACGGCGCTCTTTACCCGGTTCGACACCGACGAGGTGATTGACGAGTGGTACAACATGTACACCGGGGAAACGGTCGAAGTCCAGCACTACTTCACCGGGCCGATCACCGTCGAGAACACGCTGGAAGGAACGATTACCGACGAGACCGCAACGATGAAGCCGAAGAACATGGAATGGTGGACGGTGGGCGGCAGGCTGTTCATTCCGATTCGCTCGCAATTCCGGTTTCCCAACCCGCTGCGCCCGGAAGTCTGGCCCAAGGCCTCCGTGGGGCCCATCTTTCACTGGGACTCGTTCATGTTCCTGATGGCGGAACTCGCCGACGTCGAGAACCCGGAACTGTCCAGGGCGCCGGCGATCAGCCACTACCAGGAAACCCTGAACTGGAACCACTGGATGCTGATGGGCCAGCGGCCCGGGCGCCAGCTCTCCCGAGGCTACGGCTGCAAACTGGACAGTCTTGACGAGATGCCCGCCAACCTGCGCGGCACCCTGGAGGAGCACGCGCCGGAAATGTTCGACCTCGAGAACTGGACCGAAGTCAGGGACGACATGGTGGAGTTCATGAAGAACCGAACGCCCGCGGCGGTCGAG
It contains:
- a CDS encoding VOC family protein, whose amino-acid sequence is MNSAPRIRNIVKRTTLIVRDMEKSRRWYEYVLGMQTWIDMPYTLSGKGIAAGKKGDVTHLVIMQCEDPRIGMIGLLQWVDPPLPAPEIPTSVGYGTPVFVVDTEDAAEVARRAGELGTRVHTPERTFKVTGSKGETRHLLGCAIFDPDGYFYECNQVLRIDDPE
- a CDS encoding prolipoprotein diacylglyceryl transferase gives rise to the protein MIEYPQFDPVALRIGSLAIRWYGLMYLFGFVAAWWLAHRQARRPGSTFTPIMVQDLIFYSCLGVIAGGRLGYLLFYGWQQILDDPLYIVRIWEGGMSFHGGLLGVCAAVLLFARKHSRTFVETADFVVPLVPIGLGAGRIGNFINGELWGKPSDAPWAFIVDGVGRHPTQLYEAFLEGLVLFVVLWWYTARPLPSGARRGLGRATGLFLAGYGIFRLLVEFLRVPDAHLGYLASNWLTMGQLLSLPMIGFGLWLLARRAPQPV
- a CDS encoding thymidylate synthase — protein: MRQYLSLLEEVLETGTERRDRTGTGTRALFGRQLRFDLADGFPMLTTKRLPLRVIAVELLWFLRGGTNVRWLQERGVKIWNEWADEDGNLGPVYGAQWRRWPDGNGGAIDQVDQALEMIRNDPHSRRIIINAWNVAEIPRMKLPPCHMMLQLHVSRGRLSAQLYQRSADLFLGVPFNIASYALLLSMLAEQTALEPGDFVWTGGDCHLYSNHCEQAREQLSREPRPLPQLRITAGRESIDDYVETDFELIGYDPHPHIPAPISV
- a CDS encoding DUF1838 domain-containing protein, whose product is MSNKPDPVNQSGLDRRTVLKGLGAGALGASALSGCAAEQGVPREPLDLNDPVARFRARVKVFGSLAEETVHRVSRGHVWGYVHEGNLEPLFSMINYNVTRWRQAEEHRFVATMNETALFTRFDTDEVIDEWYNMYTGETVEVQHYFTGPITVENTLEGTITDETATMKPKNMEWWTVGGRLFIPIRSQFRFPNPLRPEVWPKASVGPIFHWDSFMFLMAELADVENPELSRAPAISHYQETLNWNHWMLMGQRPGRQLSRGYGCKLDSLDEMPANLRGTLEEHAPEMFDLENWTEVRDDMVEFMKNRTPAAVEPEE